The Chryseobacterium sp. G0186 genome includes the window GAAGTTTTTGTTTTACCTCAGTCTGAACTTCAGGAAAACACAAAGTATGTTCCGGGAACAGATGGTCGTAAAATGTCTAAGTCAATGGGTAACATCATCAACATCTTTTTACCTGAAAAGGAATTGAAAAAGCAGGTGATGAGCATTGAATCAGACTCTAAATCTTTGGAAGACCCTAAGGATCCTGCAACAGACAAAACATTCCAGATCTATGAGCTGATTGCAACTCCTGAACAAACAGAGGAGCTAAGAGCTAAATATCTGGCGGGTAATTTTGGGTATGGCCATGCTAAAAAAGAGCTATTGGATCTTATCCTGGTTCGTTTTGAAAAGGAAAGAGAGGTATTCAACTATTATATGACTCACCTTGATGAACTTGAAGCCAAACTTCAGGAAGGGGCACAGAAAACAAGACCTGTTGCTCTGGAAACCCTTAAAAGAGTAAGAACAAGCTTAGGTTTTTAAATTCTAAGTTTCAAACATAAGAAAGCCTTTCCAATTGAAAGGCTTTTTCTATTTCTACTCAGCTGTAGTATCCGTTTTACGAATATCCTACATCACCTATTATTTTTTACAAGAATAAAATAATGCATTTTGTCTTCAAATTCATAGAGAATATCCCAACCCGGATATTGCTTTATAATAGTCTTAATGATTGATAATCCTAGTCCTGTTGAACCGTGATCGGAGCCTTGTTTATAGAAACGGTTAAAAATACGGGACTTATCCAAGGCCATTGAAGCTCCACTGTTCTGAAAAGTCATTCTGTCATTTTCAATAATAATATTCAATGTTCCCTCTTCATTATTATATTTAATGGCATTTTTAAGAAGATTAGACAGAAGAATATCTGCAAGGTCCTTATTAAAATCGGCCTGAAAAATCCCCTTTTCAATAATATTAACTTCAACTTTTTTAAATTCTATAAAGTCTTCATAATTTTGAACCAATGTACTGGCCAGAGCATTAAAATTAACCCCTGAGGTCTTATTAAACTGGCTATTTTCTATTTTGGAAAGCATAAGTAAGGATTTGTTCAATCCTACCATTCTTCTCAAATCATTTTTAACTTCAGTGAGAAAGCTCAGATTCTTTTTATCAAGATCATCATTTTGAATCAGGAGATCTATTTTATTGATAACAATGGCAAGCGGGGTCTGAAGCTCATGAGAAGCATTTTCAATAAACTGCTTCTGCTGATAGAAAACAAGTTCATTACGCTCAATCATTTCAT containing:
- a CDS encoding sensor histidine kinase, which translates into the protein MKVSLKYYTIKYLIMILLLIIAVWAGLFYAYILDEVHDNVDDGLKDRKIQIIKAVYLNPQLLKNNDFGFNEFKIMPIAAGEYKNKSRLYNKMYYMEYDDKDQPYRVLEADFIDQFRNHQRLVIRTSTVEEDELIYDLTTALIVLYVLLVISIVAVNGYLLNKAMRPFYQILNKLKKYQFGIPFSQEEQKYTITEFEELNVEINEMIERNELVFYQQKQFIENASHELQTPLAIVINKIDLLIQNDDLDKKNLSFLTEVKNDLRRMVGLNKSLLMLSKIENSQFNKTSGVNFNALASTLVQNYEDFIEFKKVEVNIIEKGIFQADFNKDLADILLSNLLKNAIKYNNEEGTLNIIIENDRMTFQNSGASMALDKSRIFNRFYKQGSDHGSTGLGLSIIKTIIKQYPGWDILYEFEDKMHYFILVKNNR